The following coding sequences are from one Musa acuminata AAA Group cultivar baxijiao chromosome BXJ2-4, Cavendish_Baxijiao_AAA, whole genome shotgun sequence window:
- the LOC103982062 gene encoding plant intracellular Ras-group-related LRR protein 5 — protein sequence MNSEAMGTPSKPRPPGVVEAVEEIMRIYRSLPPRPSIEEVEAAMAVIRTADSEEEARIAEIGKIQKPPDVPEELFLVLQEVRNNLILLQGQEQRREAMTVVELDKRFQVYDELIQRASELVSSEEGGGVCEEKEFKADFNVEVPRIGRSLSLVKEETDEKGEQDVSHVLVHSSSKSQVPSANGDTKKLSLIQVASLIETSAKKGIGILDLQGKLMDQIEWLPNSLGKLQDVVELNLSENRIMALPTSIGSLRSLKKLDIHSNQLINLPDSFGELSNLVDLDLHANRLKSLPSTFGNLTSLANLDLSSNQLSVLPETIGNLTNLRSLNVETNELEELPYTIGSCTALVELRLDFNHLKALPEAVGKLECLEILILHYNRVKSLPTTMASLSKLKELDVSFNELESIPESLCFATSLVKLDVGRNFADLTALPRSIGNLEMLEELDISSNQIRTLPDSFRLLSKLRVFNADETPLEVPPRHVVKLGAQAVVQYMADLVSGRTANVEQARRPRGFWFWLCSLCTTSEEE from the exons ATGAATTCAGAAGCAATGGGGACGCCATCAAAGCCAAGGCCTCCTGGTGTGGTTGAGGCTGTGGAGGAGATCATGAGGATCTACAGGTCCCTGCCACCAAGACCTTCCATAGAGGAAGTGGAGGCAGCCATGGCTGTGATCAGAACTGCAGACAGTGAAGAGGAGGCGAGGATTGCGGAAATTGGCAAGATCCAGAAGCCCCCGGATGTTCCAGAGGAGCTCTTCCTTGTGCTGCAGGAGGTGAGGAACAACTTGATCCTGTTGCAGGGCCAGGAGCAGAGGAGGGAGGCCATGACTGTGGTGGAGCTGGATAAGAGGTTCCAGGTGTATGACGAGCTCATACAGAGGGCTTCCGAGCTGGTCTCATCAGAGGAAGGTGGAGGAGTCTGTGAGGAGAAGGAATTCAAGGCTGATTTTAACGTGGAGGTGCCTAGAATTGGTAGGAGTTTGAGTTTGGTCAAGGAGGAGACTGATGAGAAGGGGGAACAAGATGTTTCCCATGTGCTTGTTCATTCCTCCTCAAAGTCTCAAGTCCCTTCAG CTAATGGTGACACAAAAAAGTTAAGTCTCATCCAAGTGGCAAGCTTAATCGAGACTTCAGCAAAGAAAGGAATTGGAATTCTTGATCTCCAGGGCAAGTTGATGGACCAAATTGAGTGGCTTCCAAACTCACTCGGAAAACTGCAAGATGTTGTTGAACTGAATTTATCGGAGAATCGAATCATGGCACTTCCAACATCTATTGGAAGCCTGAGGTCCTTAAAAAAGCTTGATATCCACTCAAACCAGCTGATAAACTTACCTGACTCATTTGGAGAACTATCCAATTTGGTTGATCTCGATTTGCATGCAAATCGACTAAAATCACTGCCTTCGACATTTGGGAATCTTACGAGTCTAGCCAATCTTGATCTGAGTTCGAACCAGCTGTCTGTGCTCCCAGAGACAATAGGAAACCTAACAAACTTGAGAAGCTTGAATGTTGAGACAAATGAACTGGAAGAGCTTCCTTACACTATCGGGTCATGTACTGCGCTCGTTGAGCTCAGACTGGACTTTAATCATTTAAAAGCACTGCCTGAAGCAGTTGGAAAGCTTGAATGCTTGGAAATCCTTATATTGCATTATAATAGAGTCAAATCCTTACCGACCACTATGGCTTCACTTTCTAAACTGAAAGAACTCGATGTCAGCTTCAACGAGCTTGAGTCGATACCCGAGAGCCTTTGTTTTGCCACTAGTCTAGTGAAGTTAGATGTCGGAAGGAACTTTGCAGATTTGACGGCATTACCCCGATCAATTGGAAATCTAGAGATGCTAGAAGAGCTGGACATAAGCAGCAACCAGATAAGGACACTGCCTGATTCTTTCAGACTACTGTCAAAGCTTAGAGTGTTCAATGCGGATGAGACTCCACTGGAAGTACCACCAAGGCATGTGGTTAAGCTGGGAGCTCAG GCTGTGGTTCAGTACATGGCCGATTTGGTTTCAGGGAGGACGGCGAATGTTGAACAGGCAAGAAGGCCAAGAGGATTCTGGTTTTGGCTGTGCTCATTATGTACGACCTCGGAGGAAGAATGA